The Nocardia sp. NBC_01329 sequence AGGTGTGGTTCCGGGAACCCCCGGAACCACCCGGGAAGGCCCCGGTAGTGCCCGGTGCCGCATGGGGCGAACCTGTCGGTGGCCAGTTGCTCATGGCCCCCAGTCTGGCGGATGCCCCCTCGAACGGTCGCAACGGGGTTTGACCGGCCGCGCTCCTGCCTGCCCGATCGAGGGGGCGAACCGGCTCAGGAAGCCAGCCGCCGCGGCGCCTCGACCACCGAATAGTGCTCGGCGTCACCGGTGAGAACGGTGCTGGGTCGGCCGTCGACACCCACCGGGATATCACCGGCGAGGGTGATCCGGGTCAACCGGCGGGGCAGACCGTCGTAATCGTTGACCGCGTAGTGCTGAGTCGCGCGGTTGTCCCAGATCGCGACATCGCCGAGCTGCCAATCCCAGCGCACCGTGTTCTCCAGCCGGGTCACCCGATCCTGGAAGAGCCGGAACAGCGTCTGCGATTCGGTGGTCGAGAAACCGACGAAGTTCCGCACGAAATGGCCGAGCAGCAGCGCGCGCTCCCCGCTCTCCGGGTGCACCCGCACCACCGGATGTTCGGTCTCGTACAACGAGGACTCGAACTCGGCGCGGTGCTCACGGGTCTTCTCGTCGGGGTTCTCGCCGTGGCGGCCCACATAGTCGTAGACATTGGTGTGCACGGCCCGCAAATTCTCGGCCAGCAGCCGCAGCGGCTCGGGCAGTGAATCGTAGGCCGCCACGGTAGAGGCCCAGGTAGTGGTGCCACCGTAGGGCGGCAGTGTGACCGCCCGCAGGATCGACGCCTTCGGAACCCGATCCACGAAGGTCACATCGGTGTGCCAGCTGTTGGCGCTGCCGTACTCCGAGTCGATGGCCAGGGTTTTCTCGCCGTGTGAGGTGACCGTCGGATGCGGGGTGGTCGGGCTGCCGAGCAGTTCGGCGAACTCGTACTGACCGTCCTCGGTGAGCTGGTCCTGACCGCGGAAGAAGATGACCTTGTGTTCCACCAGTGCCTTGCGGATGGTCTCCACGGCCGCCGGGCCGAGGTCACCGCCCAAGCGCACCCCGTCGATCCGCGCTCCGATCCTGGACCCGAGTTTGACCGCAACGGGGAGGGTGGTGGGGGTGGTGTTGTCGGATGTCATGAGCACCTCACGGTTCGAGAGCGGAATCGTTCGCTCTCCGAGCACACCACCGGCCCCCGGCACCGAACAGGGTTGCGGTCGCGCTGATCACAACGGTGCGGCACCCGGCCGGAGCGAAGGGGGAGGTACGCCTGGGTTGGGGGTGTGTTGTTGCTGTTTTCGGGGTTGCTTGTGGACGCGCACGGCCGGAGCGAAGGCGGAGGTACGCCTTACGCGAGATGTTCGCGCAGATAGGCCAGATCGTCGGCCAGACCCTCGGCCGGGGTCTCCAGCACCACCGGTGCGTCCGCGGTACGGCACACCTCGGTGAGCAGGCCCGGATCGATGGTGCCCTCGGCGAAGTTGGCGTGCCGGTCGGCGCCCGAATCGAACTCGTCGCGGGAGGAGTTGAGATGCACCAGATCGATCCGGCCCGTGATGGCCCGGATCCGCTCGACCACACCTACCAGATTCTCGCCGCCCGCCCAGGCGTGACAGGTATCGAGGCAGAACCCGGCACCGTATTCGCCCACGGCGTCCCACAGGCGGGCGATATTGTCGAAATACCGGGCCATGGCATGGTTCCCGCCGGCGGTGTTCTCGATCAGGATCGGTACCGCGAACCCGCCCTTGTCCTGCTGGCGTTCGAAGAGTTTGCGCCAGTTGACGAACCCGGCCTCCATCTCGGCGTCGGACCGTACATGGCCGCCGTGCACGACCAGCCCGAACGCGCCGAGTTCGGCGGCCGCCTGTGCCTGCAGGGCCACCGCATTGCGCGAGGGCATCCGCAATCGGTTGTTGGTGCTGGCGACATTGATCTGATAGGAGGAATGGACCACTACGTCGATCGGGCTGGCCCGGATCTGCTCGGTCGCCGGATGCGGTTGCGGCTTGTCCCAGCTCTGCGGATCCACCACGAACAATTGGACGACATCGGCGCCGAGTCGCTCGCCGTACCCGATCGGGTCGCTGTCCGTGCGGACGTGTGCTCCAATGCGCATACCGTCAGACTATCGGCCCGAACCGACAGCCGGGCCTCGTGTTGCGCCCGGGTGGTGCGGGAAGATACACCGGTAGAAACGCGTACGACCCGATGAGGGGGAATCGGCCATGCTCGAGCCCGGTGACGACTTCGCGGGCTATGCCATCCGGCGGCGACTGGGCGTCGGCGGAATGGGCATGGTGTTCCTCGCCCGGCATCCGCGGCTCCCGCGGCTGGTCGCGCTGAAACTGCTCAACCCGCAGCTGTACTCCGACCGAGAGATCCGGCTGCGTTTCGAACGCGAATCCGAACTCGCGGGCCGGCTCGAGCACCCGAACATCGTCACCGTCTACGACCGCGGTGCCGAGGGAAAACAGCTCTGGATCTCGATGCAGTACGTACCGGGCTCGGACGCCTCGCTGGTGGATCTGCACGTCCTCGACCCGCGGCGGGCGGTGCAGATCGTCGCCGATACCGGGATCGCCCTCGATTTCGCCCACGCCAACGGGGTCCTGCACCGGGATGTGAAACCGGGCAACATCCTGCTCGCGAAACCACCCATCGGGCAGCCGGAACGGGTATTGCTCACCGATTTCGGTATCGCCGGGGTGCGTGATGCCGAAACGACCATCGCCGGGGCCGATACCATCACCGCGACCCTCGCCTACGCCGCACCCGAACAGCTCACCGGCGCGAAACTCGATCAACGCGGCGATCAGTACTCGCTGGCCTGCACATTGTTCTGGTTGCTCACCGGGTCCGGACCATATCGGGGAAACAATCCGGCCGAACTCATCCAGGCCCACCTGACCGCTCCGGTGCCCCGGGTCAGCCGGATCCGGGCGGGGCTGCCGCCCGGGCTCGACGAGGTACTGGCGCGGGCGCTGGCGAAGAGCCCCACCGACCGGTTCCTCAGCTGCGCCGAATTCGCTGCCGCCGCCGCGCAGGCGCTGCGCCCCCGCGGGCCGCGCGGCGGACGGCCGCCGGGGGTTCGATTGCGGCCCGATCAACGGCATCCGGTACCGACCGGCCGGCGCCCCGGACCTCCGCCGGGTTACGGATCGGGGGAGTTCCGGCAGCCGCCGGTCCGGGGCGTGCCGCCCTACCCGTCCACCGAATACCGCCGCCCCGGCCCCGCGGCGCCTCGGCATCGATCCGCCGAATACCCGCCTGCCGAATATCCGCAGTCCACCTCGGGTCCGCCCTATCGGTCCGCCGAATACCGGCAACCCGGTCCGGGCGGTCCGCCGCAGGCACCCGGCGACCACCGACCGCCGGGTGCCGGACCGCACCACGGTTCGGCAGAGTTCCAGCAGCCCGGCCCCGGGGCCCGGCGTGCGCCCGAGACCGCGACTCCGGCCGACGAGCGGGTCACCCGCCCCGATCGACCGCACCGTTCGAGCCCGGCCGAACCGGCGATGATCGAGCTTCCCGGTTTCCGGAACCGGCCCGGGGTGACCCCGCCGCCGGCGCAACCCCACCGGCCCCCCGCAGACCCCGGGGGTCCGCCCTGACGCCGGACTCGGGCGGGACGGCCGCACCGCGTCGTGCCCGTTGCGGCCGTGTCGCGGCTGCGTATGCGTACCGGTGAGAGCCCTCGGGGCCAACTCGTCTGCTGCTATGGTTTCGATGATTTCGCGTGCCCGGACCACTGCGGTCCGGACACGCTTTTCGTCTACGCCTGCGTACCGGTGGGTCCCGGTCCCGCAGGCGGGAATTGGAGCAACCATGCTGGCCAACGGCGATGTTTTCGCCGGCTATGTCATCGACCGGCAGCTCGGCCGGGGTGGGATGGGCTCGGTATACCTCGCGAAACATCCGCGGCTGCCGCGGATGACAGCGCTCAAGCTGCTGAATCGGGAGATGTTCTTCGACAAGGAGGTGCGCGCCAGATTCGAACGGGAGGCCGATCTGGTCGCCCGGCTGGACCACCCCAATATCGTCACGGTCTACGACCGTGGTCTCGAGGACGAACAGCTGTGGATCTCGATGCAGTACATCGACGGTATCGATGCCGCGTCGGTGGATCCGCAGAAGCTGCCGCCCGAACGTGCCGTCCAGATCATCGCCGAAACCGCGTCCGCACTCGACTACGCGCACGGTATGGGAGTGATGCACCGGGATGTGAAACCGGCCAACATCCTGCTGGCCCGCTCCACCGGTGGCCGCGGTGAGCGGGTCTACCTGACCGATTTCGGTATCGCCCGCCTGCGTGACGACACCGGACATCTCACCCAGACCGGGACGTTCACCGCCACACTGGCCTACGCGTCGCCGGAACAGCTCACCGGCGCCGACCTCGACCACCGTTCGGACCAGTACTCGCTGGCCTGCTCGCTGTACTGGTTGCTCACCGGCAGCGGCCCGTTCACCTCCACCAACCCGGCGGGGGTCATCCAGGGGCATCTGCAGTCGCCGCCGCCGTCACTGCACGCGGCCCGGCCGGAACTGCCGCCCTCGCTGGACGTGGTGCTGGCCAAGGCGATGGCGAAACATCCCGACGACCGATTCGCCTCGTGCAGCGAGTTCGCCGAAGCCGCCAAACACGCGCTGGCCTCGCCCAGTTCGCCGGGGATTCCGCAGGCAGTCCCGCCGACCGCGATCAATCCGCTCCACCAGCCCGGCCCCTACAACAGCGGGGCGAACCAATATCCCAGCACTGTCGCACCTCAGCCCTACGCCAGCGGCATTCGAGCACAGCCCTATGCGGGCGTCCAGGGTTCGCAGCCGTACGGCAGCGCTACCCACGGGCAGCCGTACGGCAGTGGAGTCCAGGGCCAGCCCTACGCGGCGCCGGGCCAGCAGCAGTACGCGAGCGGATTCCAGCAGGGTCCCGGCGATCCGCATCAGCAGCCCTACGGCGGCACCCTCGGGTACACCGATCCGGTCGGCCAGTCGTTCGGCGGCGGGACCCCGGGCGGATACACCCAGCCCACCAGCTACCCGCAGCCGATGTCGCAGATCCCGCAGGGCCCGCGGCGGTCTACCTCGAATACCGGGCTGATCGCCGCCATCTGTATCGGGCTCGTGGTCCTGATCGGCGTCGTCATCGGTGTGGTGGCACTGGCCACCAGTGGCGGAGGCGGTGGAACCGACCCCACGGCCGCCGGGACCAGCACTCAGACCACCGCGGCGCCGGTCCCCGCGACCGCGGATTCCATCAGTAAGGAGTTCCCGCAGCTGGTGCCGAAGTCGACCTCGGAAGAAGTCGGCTACAACAGTGCGAAATGCTGGGAAACCGACAACAGCTATACGCCCAGCCCCGACGACGGCGAACCCGATCTCGGCAAATGGGCCTGGCAGTGGCGCTGCTACGGCGGTAACAACAACGACGACCCGTTCTATCGGATCTACGCCTACGCCTCCGCGGCCGAGGTGGAATCGGTGGTGAAGGGGCTGCCCGGGACTTCGGAGAAATCCAGCGACACCAATGGTGGCCAGACCTACACCAACTACAAGTGGGACAGTGACGGCCCGAAGATGGTCACGGTGTTCACCGACCAGCCGGAACGGGCCCAGTATCTGATGTACACCGACGGTATCGTCGGCACCATCGACGAGATGCTGACCTGGTGGAAGTCGGCGCCGCTGAACTGAGGCGCATGGGTAACGGCGGGCACCGGGTACGCGGTGCCCGCCGTTTCGCTCGCGTATCCCGTCGCGACCTGTCATCCCACCCGCGTATCGGCGGGCACTGCGAGGTGTACAGGTAGTCAGGGCCATCCCGGATGGCGCCTCTCGCGGCGGCCCGACAGACTGGACCCATGACTGCTCACGCTGTCGACGTGGACCCGGCCGAGCCGGGCGCCCCGTCCACCGTCGCCGCCGGCGCCATCGAACTGACCAAGGTCTACGGGACCGGGGATACGCGGGTCACCGCGCTGGACGCCGTATCGGTCGATTTCGGGCGGGGCGAGTTCACCGCGATCATGGGCCCGTCCGGGTCCGGGAAATCGACCCTCATGCACTGTCTGGCAGGCTTGGACGAGGCGAGCTCGGGCCGGGTGGTGATCGGCGACACCGAACTCACCGATCTGTCCGACAAACAGATGACCGCGCTGCGGCGGGACCGCATCGGTTTCGTCTTCCAAGCGTTCAACCTGGTCCCGACCCTGACCGCGCTGGAGAACATCACCCTGCCGCTGGATATCGCCGGGCGCACCCCGGACGCCGAATGGCTCGCCACTGTGCTGAAACGGCTCGGTCTCGAGGACCGTCTAGGGCACCGGCCCAGCGAACTGTCCGGCGGCCAGCAGCAGCGGGTCGCCTGCGCGCGGGCGCTGGCGGGCAAACCGCAGATCATCTTCGGCGACGAACCGACCGGCAACCTGGACTCGCGATCCTCCGGTGAGGTTCTGTCCATCCTGCGGGCGGCGGTGGACGAATTCGGTCAGACGGTCGTCATCGTCACCCACGAACCCACCGCCGCGGCCTACGCGGACCGGGTCGTGTTCCTGGCGGACGGCCGGATCGTGGACGAGATGCGCGATCCGACCGCCGATTCGGTGCTGGACCGGATGAAAGCGCTGGAGGTCCGGTGACGCACCACGAGGCGTGCCGGAGCGCGGGGTCCGCGGTGCGGACCCGGGCTGCGGAGGTGGTCCGGTAGTGGCCGCCCATCCCATGCGCAGGGTTGCCCTGCGCAATCTCGCCGCGCACAAGGTGCGGCTGGTACTGACTCTGCTCTCGGTGGTACTCGGGACGGCGTTCATCGCTGGCTCGTTCGTTTTCACCGATACGTTGCAGCGCACCTTCGACGGGATCTTCGCCGGCGAGGCCAAGGGTGTCGATGTGCGAATCAGCCCGGAGGAGCGGCAGTCCGCGGGTATTCCCCAGGACGTGGTCGACCGGGTGGCCGGTATGGACGGGGTCCGCACGGTGGCCCCGGGTATCGAAGGCGCGGTGGTGCTGCTCGATCCGGCCGGGAAGAAGGCGGTGCAGACCGGCGGCGCCCCCAGTTGGGGGCAGGCCTATATCCCGCCGCAGCAGGCAGTCGCCGAACCCGATCCGTTCGTGGCGGGCGCGCCTCCGGCCGGACCAGGGCAGATAGCGCTGAATACCGGCGCCGCCGAACGGGCCGGCCTGAAAGTCGGGGACCACACCAAGGTGCTCGTGCCCTCCTTCGGCGGGCCCATCGATGTAACACTCACCGGCACCTACGCCCCACCCTCGGATACCGGTGGCTTCATCGGGTTGCAGTTCACCGAGGCCCAGGCCCGGGAACTGTTCACCGACGGTGAGCATATCGCCTACCTCGATATCGCGGCCGAAGGCATTGCGGGCGATACTCTGCGCGACCGGCTGTCCATGCTGTACCCGGACTACAAGGTGCAGAACGGCGATCAGGTGCGCGCCGATATGAGGGCCCAGATCTCCGAGGCGCTGAACTTCCTGAACTACTTCCTGCTGGCCTTCGGCGCCATCGCGCTGATCGTCGGCACCTTCATCATCTACAACACGTTCTCGATGCTGGTGGCGCAGCGGCTGCGCGAACTGGCGTTGCTGCGGGCCGTCGGCGCGAGCCGCAGTCAGGTCGGCCGGTCGGTGGTCGGTGAAGCCCTGGTCGTGGGAGTGCTCGGCAGTCTGCTCGGACTGCTGGCCGGTATCGCGCTCGCCTACGGCCTGGCCGGTCTGCTGAATGCCTTCGATCTCGGGTTACCGACCGGCCGGATGGCCGTCCTGCCTCGGACCGTGGCGGTAGCTTTCGTGGTCGGTCTGCTGGTGACGGTGGTGAGCGCGTACGCACCGGCCCGCCGAGCCTCCCGGATCCCGCCGGTTCAGGCCATGCGGGAAGAATTCGCCTCCGCCGGTGACTCGCTACGCGCCCGCACGGTGACCGGTGCGGTGCTGGGGGTGGTGGGCATCGTGCTGGTGGTGCTGGGTGCCCGTCACACCGGTGGCGGTGCGGCCGCGGTGGTCGGCGTCGGTGCGCTCGGGCTGATCCTGGCCGTATTGTTCGCCTCGCCCGCCCTGTCGCGTCCGGTGCTGGCCGGGCTGGGCTGGCTGATCCGGCCCTTCGGGTCGATCGGGCGGATGGCGCGCAACAACGCCATCCGCAACCCGCGCCGCACCGCCGCCACGGCCTTCGCACTGACCCTGGGACTGATGCTGGTCACCGCCATCGGAATGCTGGGCGAATCCGCGAAGGTCAGTATCTCCCGCCTGGTGGACCAGGGCATCGAAGCCGACTACGTCCTCACCGGACCGCAGCTGATGGGTGTGCCGACCGGTGCCGCCGACGCGGTGCGGGCGAAGGTACCCGAAGCGGCGCATGCCGTGGGATTGCGTGCGGTGGCGTTGAAGATCGATGACGACGACGAGTTCGGCACCTCACCCGACGGCGCCCTGGATCAGGTCGTGAACCTGGACATGCTCAGCGGTTCGGCGACACTGGGGGATTCGGAGATCCTGATGGGTGCGGATGAAGCCACCGAACACGGTGTCACCGCCGGCGACCGGCTGGCGGTGAAAACCCTCGACGGTACCGAGATTCCGCTGACCGTCTCCGGGGTGTACGCGGACTCGCAGGTGCTGGGCCCGCTGATCGTGCCGCCCACGGTCTACGAGCGGGCGGTACCGGTCGCCATGCGAGTCGACGCCGCGGTGCTGATCAAGGCCCGGCCCGGCACCGACCTCGCGTCCATGCGCACCGATCTGGAGCGTGCCACCGAGGAATTCGTGATCGTGCAAGTCCAGGATCGCGAGGAATTCAAGGGCGAGAACGCGAAGCAGATCAATAATCTGCTGGCCATCCTGTACGGGCTGCTCGCGCTGGCCGTGGTGATCGCGGTACTCGGTATCGTCAACACGCTGGCGTTGTCGGTGGTGGAGCGGCGCCGAGAGATCGGCATGCTGCGCGCGGTGGGCACCCAGCGTGCGCAGGTACGTCGCACGATCTACCTGGAATCGATGCTGATCGCGGTGTTCGGCGCGCTGGTCGGCGCGGTCCTGGGCCTGGTCCTGGGCGTCGGGTTCCTGCGCACCCTGCGTGATCTCGGGTTGGACCAGATCGCGGTGCCGTGGGATCAACTGGTGTACATGCTGGTCGGCTCGGCCGTCGTGGGTGTCCTGGCCGCGCTCTGGCCGGCGATCCGAGCCGCTCGCACCCCACCGCTGGCCGCGATCGCCGATCTGTGACGCCGATTCCGTGGTCCGGTCCGTGCGGGCCGGACCACGGAATCGGCGAATTCGCCCCGGGTCAGCGGTTCTCGTCGCCCCAGTGCATGAGATCGCCCCGGTTCAGTGCCTGGGCCAGCAGGTCCGGGAACCGGTCGGGGGTGCACGCGAACGCCGGAACACCCAGCGCCGCCAGAGCCGCCGCGTTCTCGCGGTCATAGGAGGGCGCGCCGTCGTCGGAGAGCGCCAGTAGTACCACCACCTGCACGCCGGACTCCTTCATGGCGTGTACGCGGCGCAGCATTTCCTCCCGGACTCCGCCCTCGTAGAGATCGGAGATGAGGAAGAACAGGCTGTCGGCGGGGCGGGTGATCAGCGTTTGGCAGTAGGCGATGGCACGGTTGATATAGGTGCCGCCGCCCAGCTGGGTGCCGAACAACACATCGACGGGGTCGGCCAGTTTCTCGGTGAGGTCCACGACCTCGGTGTCGAAGACCACCAGCGAGGTACGCAGCGACCGCATCGACGCCAGGACCGCGCCGAAGACCGAGGAGTAGACGACGCTGGAGGCCATCGAACCGGATTGGTCGATCGCGAGGATCACGTCGCGATGCACCGTCTGGGCACGCCTGCCGTAACCCACCAGTCGCTCGGCGATGATGGTGCGCTGCTCCGGCAGATAGTTCGCGAGGTTCTTGCGGATGGTTCGGTCGAAATCGATATCGCGCGGTTTGGGCCGCGAGGTTCGAGCCGAGCGGTTGAGTGCCCCGCTCACCGCGGCCGCCGTCTTGGTCGCGATCCGTCGTTCTATCTCTTCGACGACCTTCGACACCACCATCCGGGCGGTCGCCTTGGTGGTCTCCGGGATCACCCGATTCAGGCTGAGCAGCGTGCCGACCAGATGCACATCGGGTTCGACCGCCTCCATCAGTTCGGGTTCCAGCAGCAATTGGGTGAGGTTCAGCCGCTCCACCGCATCGCGTTGGACGACCTCGACCACGGTCGACGGGAAATAGGTGCGGATATCACCGAGCCAGCGGGCCACCCGCGGGGCCGAACCACCGAGACCACCGGCCCGGTCCCCACGTGAACCACCCGCGCCGGTGTCGTAGACCGCGCCGAGGGCCTTGTCGATGGCTTTGTCGTCGGCGGTACCGAGGCCGCCGAGAGCCGGTTCGGCGGCCGAACCGAGGACGAGACGCCAACGGCGCAACCGCGCTTCCTCGGTGATCCCTTGCGGTGTAGTCATGTTCATGCGGGCACCCCCAGGATGTCGGCGACGGTCCGCAGGGCGAGCAGGCCGCGCTCGGGGTCGGTAGCGGTAGTGGCGGCGGTCGTGGCCGGGCGTCCGTCGCGCACCGCCGCGCCGATCGCGCGACGTTCCCCGGATTCGAACGCACCGAAAGTGCGGCGCAACAGCGGGACGACTTCGACGAACTGTTCCTCGGCCAACCCGGCGAGCCAATCGTCGATGAGTCGCAGCAGGGCCCGGTCGTGGACCAGCACCAGTCCGCGGCCACCGACGAAACCGTCGAC is a genomic window containing:
- a CDS encoding TauD/TfdA dioxygenase family protein; this encodes MTSDNTTPTTLPVAVKLGSRIGARIDGVRLGGDLGPAAVETIRKALVEHKVIFFRGQDQLTEDGQYEFAELLGSPTTPHPTVTSHGEKTLAIDSEYGSANSWHTDVTFVDRVPKASILRAVTLPPYGGTTTWASTVAAYDSLPEPLRLLAENLRAVHTNVYDYVGRHGENPDEKTREHRAEFESSLYETEHPVVRVHPESGERALLLGHFVRNFVGFSTTESQTLFRLFQDRVTRLENTVRWDWQLGDVAIWDNRATQHYAVNDYDGLPRRLTRITLAGDIPVGVDGRPSTVLTGDAEHYSVVEAPRRLAS
- a CDS encoding protein kinase domain-containing protein — encoded protein: MLEPGDDFAGYAIRRRLGVGGMGMVFLARHPRLPRLVALKLLNPQLYSDREIRLRFERESELAGRLEHPNIVTVYDRGAEGKQLWISMQYVPGSDASLVDLHVLDPRRAVQIVADTGIALDFAHANGVLHRDVKPGNILLAKPPIGQPERVLLTDFGIAGVRDAETTIAGADTITATLAYAAPEQLTGAKLDQRGDQYSLACTLFWLLTGSGPYRGNNPAELIQAHLTAPVPRVSRIRAGLPPGLDEVLARALAKSPTDRFLSCAEFAAAAAQALRPRGPRGGRPPGVRLRPDQRHPVPTGRRPGPPPGYGSGEFRQPPVRGVPPYPSTEYRRPGPAAPRHRSAEYPPAEYPQSTSGPPYRSAEYRQPGPGGPPQAPGDHRPPGAGPHHGSAEFQQPGPGARRAPETATPADERVTRPDRPHRSSPAEPAMIELPGFRNRPGVTPPPAQPHRPPADPGGPP
- a CDS encoding VWA domain-containing protein, coding for MTTPQGITEEARLRRWRLVLGSAAEPALGGLGTADDKAIDKALGAVYDTGAGGSRGDRAGGLGGSAPRVARWLGDIRTYFPSTVVEVVQRDAVERLNLTQLLLEPELMEAVEPDVHLVGTLLSLNRVIPETTKATARMVVSKVVEEIERRIATKTAAAVSGALNRSARTSRPKPRDIDFDRTIRKNLANYLPEQRTIIAERLVGYGRRAQTVHRDVILAIDQSGSMASSVVYSSVFGAVLASMRSLRTSLVVFDTEVVDLTEKLADPVDVLFGTQLGGGTYINRAIAYCQTLITRPADSLFFLISDLYEGGVREEMLRRVHAMKESGVQVVVLLALSDDGAPSYDRENAAALAALGVPAFACTPDRFPDLLAQALNRGDLMHWGDENR
- a CDS encoding ABC transporter permease, with the protein product MRRVALRNLAAHKVRLVLTLLSVVLGTAFIAGSFVFTDTLQRTFDGIFAGEAKGVDVRISPEERQSAGIPQDVVDRVAGMDGVRTVAPGIEGAVVLLDPAGKKAVQTGGAPSWGQAYIPPQQAVAEPDPFVAGAPPAGPGQIALNTGAAERAGLKVGDHTKVLVPSFGGPIDVTLTGTYAPPSDTGGFIGLQFTEAQARELFTDGEHIAYLDIAAEGIAGDTLRDRLSMLYPDYKVQNGDQVRADMRAQISEALNFLNYFLLAFGAIALIVGTFIIYNTFSMLVAQRLRELALLRAVGASRSQVGRSVVGEALVVGVLGSLLGLLAGIALAYGLAGLLNAFDLGLPTGRMAVLPRTVAVAFVVGLLVTVVSAYAPARRASRIPPVQAMREEFASAGDSLRARTVTGAVLGVVGIVLVVLGARHTGGGAAAVVGVGALGLILAVLFASPALSRPVLAGLGWLIRPFGSIGRMARNNAIRNPRRTAATAFALTLGLMLVTAIGMLGESAKVSISRLVDQGIEADYVLTGPQLMGVPTGAADAVRAKVPEAAHAVGLRAVALKIDDDDEFGTSPDGALDQVVNLDMLSGSATLGDSEILMGADEATEHGVTAGDRLAVKTLDGTEIPLTVSGVYADSQVLGPLIVPPTVYERAVPVAMRVDAAVLIKARPGTDLASMRTDLERATEEFVIVQVQDREEFKGENAKQINNLLAILYGLLALAVVIAVLGIVNTLALSVVERRREIGMLRAVGTQRAQVRRTIYLESMLIAVFGALVGAVLGLVLGVGFLRTLRDLGLDQIAVPWDQLVYMLVGSAVVGVLAALWPAIRAARTPPLAAIADL
- a CDS encoding ABC transporter ATP-binding protein gives rise to the protein MTAHAVDVDPAEPGAPSTVAAGAIELTKVYGTGDTRVTALDAVSVDFGRGEFTAIMGPSGSGKSTLMHCLAGLDEASSGRVVIGDTELTDLSDKQMTALRRDRIGFVFQAFNLVPTLTALENITLPLDIAGRTPDAEWLATVLKRLGLEDRLGHRPSELSGGQQQRVACARALAGKPQIIFGDEPTGNLDSRSSGEVLSILRAAVDEFGQTVVIVTHEPTAAAYADRVVFLADGRIVDEMRDPTADSVLDRMKALEVR
- a CDS encoding serine/threonine protein kinase codes for the protein MLANGDVFAGYVIDRQLGRGGMGSVYLAKHPRLPRMTALKLLNREMFFDKEVRARFEREADLVARLDHPNIVTVYDRGLEDEQLWISMQYIDGIDAASVDPQKLPPERAVQIIAETASALDYAHGMGVMHRDVKPANILLARSTGGRGERVYLTDFGIARLRDDTGHLTQTGTFTATLAYASPEQLTGADLDHRSDQYSLACSLYWLLTGSGPFTSTNPAGVIQGHLQSPPPSLHAARPELPPSLDVVLAKAMAKHPDDRFASCSEFAEAAKHALASPSSPGIPQAVPPTAINPLHQPGPYNSGANQYPSTVAPQPYASGIRAQPYAGVQGSQPYGSATHGQPYGSGVQGQPYAAPGQQQYASGFQQGPGDPHQQPYGGTLGYTDPVGQSFGGGTPGGYTQPTSYPQPMSQIPQGPRRSTSNTGLIAAICIGLVVLIGVVIGVVALATSGGGGGTDPTAAGTSTQTTAAPVPATADSISKEFPQLVPKSTSEEVGYNSAKCWETDNSYTPSPDDGEPDLGKWAWQWRCYGGNNNDDPFYRIYAYASAAEVESVVKGLPGTSEKSSDTNGGQTYTNYKWDSDGPKMVTVFTDQPERAQYLMYTDGIVGTIDEMLTWWKSAPLN
- a CDS encoding deoxyribonuclease IV is translated as MRIGAHVRTDSDPIGYGERLGADVVQLFVVDPQSWDKPQPHPATEQIRASPIDVVVHSSYQINVASTNNRLRMPSRNAVALQAQAAAELGAFGLVVHGGHVRSDAEMEAGFVNWRKLFERQQDKGGFAVPILIENTAGGNHAMARYFDNIARLWDAVGEYGAGFCLDTCHAWAGGENLVGVVERIRAITGRIDLVHLNSSRDEFDSGADRHANFAEGTIDPGLLTEVCRTADAPVVLETPAEGLADDLAYLREHLA